In one window of Pseudoalteromonas sp. GCY DNA:
- a CDS encoding helix-turn-helix transcriptional regulator, producing the protein MEMQLDIQKLKKLRESKAWSQSHLADVSGISLRTIQRIEKSGIASQESAQSICSAYDILVTDIIVNEDIQVNIGPTFLSVARYKVEHMNIKATILSFFIAFIIAYFWSI; encoded by the coding sequence ATGGAAATGCAATTAGACATACAGAAATTAAAGAAATTAAGAGAATCCAAAGCATGGAGTCAGTCTCATCTTGCTGATGTTTCAGGAATTAGTTTAAGGACAATTCAACGTATTGAAAAATCAGGAATAGCATCACAAGAATCGGCCCAGTCGATTTGTTCAGCATATGACATCTTAGTTACTGATATTATTGTTAATGAAGATATACAGGTTAATATAGGGCCTACTTTCTTAAGTGTGGCCAGATATAAAGTCGAACACATGAATATAAAGGCAACTATATTGTCTTTTTTTATAGCATTCATAATTGCTTATTTCTGGTCAATTTAA
- a CDS encoding integron integrase, with protein MKTRSPFLNSIADYMLSRHYSLRTIETYLKWISSYIHFHDKRHPASMGDNEVTTYLDHIVLKGNVAPRTQATALNALVFLYKHIIKNELSLNLNFVRSKKQPKLPVVMTPDEVKQLMSHLSKRYYLIAGLMYGSGLRVMEAVQLRTKDIDFDYKCIQVWNGKGNKHRIVTLAAELIPLLRNQILQVEEYLKLDLQNEQYAGVWMPNALARKYPSANKSLAWQYLFPSYKLSADPETGEIRRHHFHHTCVRKAVKNALKQTNITKLVTPHTFRHSFATHLLQSGADIRTVQAQLGHSDVKTTQIYTHVLQQGANGVVSPLSKIF; from the coding sequence ATGAAAACACGTTCGCCATTTTTGAACTCAATTGCTGATTACATGTTAAGCCGCCATTACTCGCTTAGGACCATTGAAACTTATTTAAAATGGATAAGTTCTTATATTCATTTTCATGATAAGCGTCACCCAGCTTCAATGGGAGATAATGAGGTAACAACTTACTTGGATCATATAGTGCTCAAAGGTAATGTAGCGCCTCGAACTCAAGCAACTGCATTAAATGCATTAGTCTTTCTATACAAACACATCATTAAGAATGAGCTTTCTCTAAACTTGAATTTCGTTCGCTCTAAAAAACAACCCAAATTACCCGTGGTGATGACGCCAGATGAAGTAAAACAACTGATGAGTCATCTGTCCAAACGGTATTACCTAATTGCAGGGTTAATGTACGGTAGTGGTTTGCGGGTTATGGAAGCTGTGCAACTTAGGACAAAGGACATTGATTTTGACTATAAATGTATTCAAGTATGGAATGGAAAAGGCAACAAGCATCGAATTGTTACATTGGCTGCTGAGTTGATCCCATTACTTAGGAACCAAATACTTCAGGTGGAAGAGTATCTAAAGTTGGATTTACAGAATGAGCAATATGCAGGTGTTTGGATGCCAAACGCGTTGGCTCGTAAATATCCATCGGCTAACAAGTCACTGGCTTGGCAATATTTATTCCCGTCTTATAAATTAAGCGCCGACCCTGAGACTGGCGAGATCCGGCGCCATCATTTTCATCATACTTGTGTTAGAAAGGCGGTGAAAAATGCGCTTAAGCAGACAAATATTACTAAGCTTGTAACGCCCCACACTTTTCGCCACTCTTTTGCTACACACCTGTTACAAAGTGGGGCAGACATTAGAACAGTACAAGCTCAGTTAGGCCATTCAGACGTTAAAACCACTCAGATTTATACCCATGTTTTACAGCAAGGCGCAAACGGTGTTGTCAGCCCTTTGAGCAAAATTTTCTAG